One Phycisphaerae bacterium RAS2 DNA window includes the following coding sequences:
- a CDS encoding Pseudouridine synthase: MMGNSHENKDLSSPSGDIDDEIVAPVAPAAPIEDPSVIAADDAASIQTLDSTEDESRPRVQIVVRRRLPGARLDKYLTGRFPKVSRTTIQRLIKQGEVLVNGRPTKNSYEMEGDDVIDITFPPPPVYDVSPEDIPLNIIYEDDFVLALNKPVGIICHPASRTQGGTIANALAFYCKSLSRGGDVFRPGIVHRLDKNTTGVMIVAKTDEAHWRLAAQFENRTTTKVYIAVVHGNPEFDEDVIDVPIGQHPTVHDRYVASGLAERMGGKFEKKLGKSAVTRYKVLKRYQGFSLVELHPRTGRTHQLRIHMSHIRHPIVGDPFYGGRNISLRDVTGRPSDSAEPRFCRQMLHAQRLVVQHPIHQTPLEVVAPVAADMQELMDLLEHRPLIHPTGSKRGR, encoded by the coding sequence ATGATGGGCAATTCGCACGAAAACAAGGACCTTTCTTCCCCATCGGGCGACATCGACGATGAAATCGTCGCGCCGGTCGCGCCTGCTGCGCCGATCGAAGACCCCTCCGTCATCGCCGCCGACGATGCGGCCAGCATCCAAACGCTCGACTCCACCGAAGATGAGTCCCGCCCGCGCGTGCAGATCGTCGTCCGCCGAAGACTGCCCGGCGCGAGGCTCGATAAATACCTGACGGGCCGATTCCCCAAGGTCTCGCGCACCACCATCCAACGGCTCATCAAACAGGGCGAGGTGCTGGTCAACGGCCGACCGACGAAGAACAGCTACGAGATGGAAGGCGACGACGTGATTGATATCACGTTCCCGCCGCCGCCGGTGTATGACGTCTCGCCGGAAGACATTCCGCTGAATATCATCTACGAGGACGATTTCGTCCTCGCGCTGAACAAGCCCGTGGGCATCATTTGCCACCCGGCCAGTCGAACGCAGGGCGGCACGATCGCCAACGCGCTGGCGTTTTATTGCAAAAGCCTGTCGCGCGGGGGGGATGTCTTCCGCCCCGGCATCGTCCATCGGCTGGACAAGAACACGACCGGCGTGATGATCGTCGCCAAGACCGACGAGGCGCACTGGCGGCTGGCGGCGCAATTCGAGAATCGCACGACGACGAAAGTATATATCGCCGTTGTGCATGGCAACCCCGAATTCGATGAGGACGTGATCGACGTGCCCATCGGTCAGCATCCGACGGTGCACGACCGCTACGTCGCCAGCGGCCTGGCCGAGCGCATGGGCGGCAAGTTCGAGAAGAAGCTGGGCAAGAGCGCCGTCACGCGCTACAAGGTGCTCAAACGCTATCAGGGTTTTTCGCTCGTGGAGCTGCACCCGCGCACCGGCCGTACGCACCAGTTGCGTATTCATATGTCGCATATCCGCCACCCGATCGTCGGCGATCCGTTCTACGGCGGGCGGAATATCTCGCTGCGCGACGTGACCGGCCGGCCGAGCGACAGCGCCGAGCCGCGATTCTGCCGGCAGATGCTGCACGCGCAGCGGCTGGTGGTGCAGCACCCGATCCATCAGACGCCGCTGGAAGTTGTTGCCCCGGTCGCGGCGGACATGCAGGAGTTGATGGACTTGCTGGAACATCGGCCGTTGATCCATCCGACGGGATCGAAGCGCGGGCGGTGA